In Mytilus trossulus isolate FHL-02 chromosome 6, PNRI_Mtr1.1.1.hap1, whole genome shotgun sequence, a single window of DNA contains:
- the LOC134722337 gene encoding tomoregulin-2-like — protein sequence MDGYMEMIRVILLYITLECIKASTMCSQVITLNCDTQYAANEAEEVCGTNGISYHNFCYYAQAKCNYTGLDIHNVGPCLDDTKTTAADLSGSPTINISNHQSTNKNPVTTTKAPAADQDPIQHLFCTGVSAGTIACPDELDPYCGTDGIFYLNNCCFAKAKCLEDSLSKQPLDQCKGKIPSGRK from the exons ATGGATGGTTATATGGAAATGATCCGAGTGATACTACTCTATATTACTC ttGAATGTATTAAAGCATCTACCATGTGTTCCCAAGTCATCACTCTGAATTGTGATACGCAATATGCTGCAAATGAAGCCGAAGAAGTTTGTGGAACAAATGGAATCTCATATCacaattt ctGTTATTATGCACAGGCAAAATGTAATTATACTGGATTAGATATTCACAATGTAGGGCCTTGTTTAGACGACACAAAAACTACTGCAGCAGACTTATCTGGGTCCCCTACCATCAATATATCAAATCATCAATCGACAAACAAGAACCCCGTGACAACAACTAAAGCCCCGGCTGCGGATCAGGATCCCATTCAACATCTATTTTGTACCGGAGTTTCAGCGGGAACTATAGCATGTCCTGACGAACTGGATCCGTATTGTGGTACAGAtggcatattttatttaaataa CTGTTGTTTTGCGAAAGCCAAGTGTCTTGAAGACTCTTTATCAAAACAACCATTAGATCAGTGTAAAGGAAAGATTCCTAGTGGAAGGAAATAA